From a region of the Candidatus Hydrogenedentota bacterium genome:
- a CDS encoding potassium/proton antiporter: MTTPSLILLTAGVLMMLSVVASKMSDKYGVPALIFFLGIGMLAGTDGPGGIDFDNAWAANMVGTVALAFILFSGGLDTNWRAMRPVLARGAVLSSLGVVATAALVGLFAWAALGFPLPVGMLLGAIISSTDAAAVFSILRSRGVALRGNLRPLLELESGSNDPMAIFLTLGMTQIVSVPDFAWSGLLVAFLVNMSFGAAVGLLIGAGAGWLFNRIRLDNIGLYPVFGMSLVLVTFGTAELVKGNGFLAVYLCGIMMNRSDFAYKRTVTKFHDGLAWLMQIFIFLALGLLVNPSHLPGVAVKALLFAAFLMAVARPVAVAFGLWGSAFSMRERAMISWTGLRGAVPIVLATFPLMAGFEGSDMVFNMVFFTVVTSVLLQGTLLMPVARCLGVDEPLAPRPAYSLEIERFGQMQGETQEVEILPDMPVVGMAIADLDIPDDVIILLIGRGNDFLVPRGQTRLRPHDTLLLLGKGPTVRGAIETILSPAPVARVVNLPVDPLATLPLSTEEKYISKQVVVVGYGRVGRRVCDALAARGIPFVVAEQTRELVEELRGRGIPAVSGDASTAMALAQAHVARAAVLVITVRDAMKARQMVDIAITLNPDITIMARAASGMEATLLEQGQKGKIFIAEHELADGMVRDVLKCMRAGTPNGGKPAQKG; the protein is encoded by the coding sequence ATGACCACGCCCTCACTCATACTGCTCACCGCCGGGGTGCTCATGATGCTGAGCGTCGTCGCCAGCAAAATGTCCGACAAATACGGCGTGCCCGCGCTTATTTTCTTTCTGGGAATCGGCATGCTGGCGGGCACGGACGGCCCCGGCGGCATTGATTTCGACAACGCATGGGCGGCGAACATGGTCGGCACCGTCGCCCTCGCCTTCATCCTCTTCTCGGGCGGGCTCGACACCAACTGGCGCGCCATGCGCCCCGTCCTTGCGCGCGGCGCGGTGCTGTCGAGCCTGGGGGTGGTGGCCACGGCCGCCCTGGTCGGGCTCTTTGCCTGGGCCGCCCTCGGCTTCCCCCTGCCCGTGGGCATGCTCCTCGGCGCGATCATCTCCTCCACCGACGCGGCCGCCGTCTTCTCCATCCTGCGCAGCCGCGGCGTCGCCCTCAGGGGAAACCTCCGCCCCCTCCTCGAGCTCGAGTCGGGCAGCAACGACCCCATGGCCATCTTTCTCACCCTCGGCATGACCCAGATAGTGTCCGTGCCCGATTTCGCGTGGTCGGGCCTTTTGGTCGCCTTCCTGGTGAACATGTCCTTTGGCGCCGCGGTGGGGCTGCTCATCGGCGCGGGCGCGGGCTGGCTCTTCAACCGCATACGCCTCGACAACATCGGGCTCTACCCCGTCTTTGGCATGAGCCTCGTGCTGGTCACCTTTGGCACCGCGGAGCTCGTGAAGGGGAACGGGTTCCTGGCGGTCTACCTCTGCGGCATCATGATGAACCGCTCGGATTTCGCCTACAAGCGCACCGTGACGAAATTCCACGACGGGCTTGCCTGGCTCATGCAGATTTTCATATTCCTTGCCCTCGGGCTCCTGGTCAACCCGTCCCATTTGCCCGGCGTGGCCGTCAAGGCCCTGCTTTTCGCGGCGTTTCTCATGGCGGTGGCCCGCCCCGTCGCCGTGGCCTTCGGGCTTTGGGGGAGCGCCTTCTCCATGCGCGAGCGCGCCATGATCTCCTGGACCGGCCTGCGCGGCGCCGTCCCGATTGTCCTCGCCACCTTCCCGCTCATGGCGGGGTTCGAGGGCTCCGACATGGTCTTCAACATGGTGTTTTTCACCGTGGTCACCTCCGTGCTGCTCCAGGGAACCCTGCTCATGCCCGTGGCCCGGTGCCTTGGCGTGGACGAGCCCCTTGCCCCCCGCCCGGCCTATTCCCTGGAGATAGAGCGTTTCGGGCAGATGCAGGGCGAGACGCAGGAGGTCGAGATTCTGCCGGACATGCCCGTCGTGGGCATGGCCATCGCCGACCTGGACATCCCCGACGACGTCATCATCCTGCTCATCGGGCGCGGGAACGATTTCCTCGTGCCCCGGGGGCAGACCCGCCTCAGGCCGCATGACACCCTGCTCCTTCTGGGGAAAGGCCCCACCGTGCGCGGCGCCATTGAGACCATTCTCTCGCCCGCGCCCGTCGCGCGCGTGGTCAACCTGCCCGTGGACCCCCTGGCCACCCTTCCCCTGAGCACGGAGGAGAAGTACATATCGAAACAGGTGGTGGTTGTCGGCTATGGCAGGGTGGGCAGGCGTGTGTGCGACGCCCTCGCCGCGCGGGGCATCCCCTTTGTCGTCGCCGAGCAGACGCGGGAGCTCGTGGAGGAGCTGCGGGGGCGCGGCATCCCCGCCGTGTCGGGCGACGCGTCAACGGCCATGGCGCTTGCCCAGGCCCATGTGGCGCGGGCGGCGGTGCTCGTCATCACCGTGCGGGACGCCATGAAGGCGCGGCAGATGGTGGACATCGCCATCACGCTCAACCCGGACATCACCATCATGGCGCGGGCCGCAAGCGGCATGGAGGCCACCCTCCTTGAGCAGGGCCAGAAGGGAAAAATCTTCATCGCCGAGCATGAACTGGCCGACGGCATGGTTCGGGATGTGCTCAAATGCATGCGCGCCGGTACCCCGAACGGAGGGAAACCCGCCCAGAAGGGGTGA
- a CDS encoding glycoside hydrolase family 92 protein, with protein sequence MWLIKRLLKWAAMAVLAVVLSIALLIFGVWAYHKSIVAQTPGALVTASFPGPLGAMVNPFSGTGGVWWLCAHNTPAATAPFGMVRLAPDTQSYLFKRRGTNRSGYYYGDNQTAGFSHTRLVGADAQEGGVFRVFPTVESRIEKTRPKGRTAKFSHTYEKAFPGYYAVRLSSEKVLAEMTATPRVGVHRYTFAEGERPRLILDATSTLGDKRCENGVVRILPASGEIEGSCRVYGSFSGRYGGLDVYFAARAAQPFSSHGISKNGAFSPGATESAGNDLAVELGFDSGKSPVELRVALSYVSIANARKNLDAEAPPAKSFQDILEETKKAWEDYLSRIRIEGGTETQRRIFYTALYRTAMMPTTFSDVNGEYEGFDRQVHRAEGFTYYTDFSLWDTFRTTHPLYNLAARREQGEFMRSLLEMAKAGGAFPRWPSGAGYTNCMFGTPADVAVSEAWLKGIRDFDGEKAYQILRRTVTTGPPEGSRFAGRHGLKEYLQYGYCPTDKMHDAVSATLEYAWEDHALSLFAAALGHDADAAEFAGRGQFYKNTWNPATQFFQPRDTAGNFPGEFRPLALSYTDVKQKYTKDYVEGSPMQWRWCVPHDHDGLIALFKSRGYFLEELENFMAKSRKSLAPWHPGSHYWQGNEHHLNAAYLFNGAGRPDLTQKWVRWILETKHADNHIGLDGNDDGGTLSAWYILSSLGFYPIAGTTRYELGAPLFDRAVVDMNGPLLTVVAENNGPKNMYVQKVFLNDTPLDRTWFTHDEVAGGGMLRFVMGPQPKENETP encoded by the coding sequence ATGTGGCTGATTAAGCGTCTTCTCAAATGGGCGGCCATGGCCGTGCTGGCCGTCGTTCTTTCCATTGCCCTCCTGATTTTCGGGGTGTGGGCCTACCACAAGAGCATTGTCGCCCAGACACCCGGCGCCCTTGTCACGGCGTCCTTTCCCGGACCCCTCGGCGCGATGGTGAACCCCTTCAGCGGCACCGGCGGGGTGTGGTGGCTGTGCGCGCACAACACCCCTGCCGCCACCGCCCCGTTCGGCATGGTGCGCCTCGCCCCGGACACCCAGTCTTACCTGTTCAAACGGCGGGGCACCAACCGCTCCGGCTATTATTACGGGGACAACCAGACCGCCGGGTTCAGCCACACCCGCCTGGTTGGCGCGGACGCGCAGGAGGGCGGCGTGTTCCGGGTCTTCCCCACCGTGGAGTCCCGCATTGAAAAGACCCGCCCGAAGGGGCGGACCGCCAAGTTTTCCCACACCTACGAGAAAGCCTTTCCCGGCTATTACGCCGTGCGTCTTTCCAGCGAGAAGGTGCTGGCCGAAATGACCGCGACACCCCGCGTGGGCGTCCACCGCTACACCTTCGCTGAGGGGGAACGTCCGAGACTCATCCTGGACGCCACCAGCACGCTCGGGGACAAGCGCTGTGAAAACGGCGTGGTCCGCATCCTGCCGGCGTCGGGCGAAATCGAGGGCTCCTGCCGCGTTTACGGCAGTTTCTCGGGGCGTTACGGCGGTCTGGACGTGTATTTTGCGGCCAGGGCCGCACAACCCTTCTCCAGCCATGGGATTTCCAAGAACGGCGCATTCTCCCCCGGTGCGACCGAGTCGGCGGGGAACGACCTCGCCGTGGAACTGGGCTTTGACTCCGGGAAATCCCCGGTGGAACTGCGTGTGGCCCTCTCCTATGTAAGCATCGCCAACGCGCGCAAGAACCTGGACGCCGAGGCGCCCCCCGCCAAGTCCTTCCAGGACATCCTGGAGGAGACGAAGAAAGCCTGGGAGGACTACCTGTCCCGCATCCGGATCGAGGGCGGAACGGAGACGCAGCGGCGGATTTTTTACACCGCGCTCTACCGCACCGCCATGATGCCCACCACCTTTTCCGACGTGAACGGCGAGTACGAGGGCTTTGACCGCCAGGTCCACCGCGCGGAGGGCTTCACCTATTACACGGACTTCTCCCTGTGGGACACCTTCCGCACCACGCACCCCCTGTACAATCTGGCCGCGCGGCGCGAGCAGGGCGAATTCATGCGGTCCCTGCTGGAGATGGCGAAGGCGGGCGGCGCCTTCCCCCGATGGCCCTCGGGCGCGGGATACACCAACTGCATGTTCGGCACCCCCGCCGATGTGGCCGTGAGCGAGGCCTGGCTTAAGGGCATCCGGGACTTTGACGGTGAAAAAGCCTACCAAATCCTCCGCCGGACCGTCACCACAGGCCCGCCGGAGGGAAGCCGTTTTGCGGGCCGCCACGGCCTGAAAGAATACCTACAATACGGGTACTGCCCAACGGATAAAATGCACGACGCCGTTTCGGCCACGCTGGAGTACGCCTGGGAGGACCATGCCCTGTCCCTGTTTGCGGCGGCCCTGGGCCACGACGCGGACGCCGCCGAGTTTGCGGGGCGGGGGCAGTTTTACAAAAACACGTGGAACCCGGCCACGCAGTTCTTCCAGCCGCGCGACACGGCGGGGAATTTCCCCGGCGAGTTCCGCCCCCTCGCGCTGAGTTACACCGACGTGAAACAGAAGTACACGAAAGACTATGTCGAGGGGAGCCCGATGCAGTGGCGCTGGTGCGTGCCCCATGACCATGACGGCCTCATCGCCCTCTTCAAGAGCCGCGGGTATTTCCTCGAAGAGCTGGAAAACTTCATGGCCAAGTCCAGGAAGTCCCTCGCGCCGTGGCACCCCGGCAGCCACTACTGGCAGGGCAACGAGCACCACCTGAACGCCGCCTACCTCTTCAACGGCGCCGGCCGCCCCGACCTCACCCAGAAATGGGTCCGCTGGATTCTCGAGACCAAGCACGCGGACAACCACATCGGCCTCGACGGCAACGACGACGGCGGCACCCTCTCGGCGTGGTATATCCTCAGTTCCCTGGGCTTCTACCCCATTGCGGGCACCACCCGCTACGAGCTGGGCGCGCCGCTCTTCGACAGGGCCGTGGTGGACATGAACGGCCCCCTGCTCACGGTCGTCGCCGAAAACAACGGCCCAAAAAACATGTATGTCCAAAAGGTGTTCCTGAATGACACGCCCCTGGACCGCACCTGGTTCACCCACGACGAGGTGGCGGGCGGCGGCATGCTGCGTTTTGTGATGGGGCCGCAACCGAAGGAGAACGAAACGCCATGA
- a CDS encoding prepilin-type N-terminal cleavage/methylation domain-containing protein produces the protein MRKKNGFTLIELLVVIAIIGILAAILLPALARAREAARRSSCQNNLKQMGVVLKMYSNEAKGMFPPMQGISVYYTDGSGGLPANCDGQDEPELAPLVTAIYPEYLSDWQVLVCPSAPDAGPAVDALAVIKDAQGLICTSPYKGQADNPSDHYQYFGWVLDRVNANFDLTDLAPVAAVAGVTVAPGAKGSSQIMAAAIPLFQGGAFGRAVTNNGNAIRRLLDSDIDVTASSMASIVFGVATSGNGGGKTLYRLREGVERFLITDINNPGASSKAQSEVPIYWDSVSSTPGQAAAFNHVPGGANTLYLDGHVEFIRYEKLGRFPANGPWADTYGLIAAAF, from the coding sequence ATGCGCAAGAAAAACGGATTCACACTCATCGAACTGCTGGTGGTCATTGCGATCATCGGCATCCTGGCGGCCATTCTGCTGCCAGCGCTGGCGCGGGCGCGCGAAGCGGCGCGGCGTTCGAGCTGCCAGAACAACCTCAAGCAGATGGGCGTCGTGCTGAAGATGTACAGCAACGAGGCGAAGGGGATGTTCCCGCCCATGCAGGGCATCTCGGTGTATTACACGGACGGATCGGGCGGCCTCCCCGCGAACTGCGACGGCCAGGACGAGCCGGAGCTGGCCCCGCTGGTCACGGCCATATATCCGGAGTATCTGAGCGACTGGCAGGTGCTGGTGTGCCCCTCGGCGCCCGATGCGGGCCCCGCCGTGGACGCCTTGGCCGTAATCAAGGACGCCCAGGGCCTCATTTGCACCAGTCCCTACAAGGGCCAGGCGGACAACCCCTCGGACCACTACCAGTATTTTGGCTGGGTGCTGGACCGGGTGAACGCCAATTTCGACCTGACCGATTTGGCCCCCGTGGCGGCCGTGGCGGGGGTCACCGTGGCCCCGGGCGCGAAGGGCTCGTCACAGATTATGGCGGCGGCCATTCCGCTGTTTCAGGGGGGCGCCTTTGGCAGGGCCGTCACAAACAACGGCAACGCCATACGCAGACTGCTGGACAGCGACATTGACGTGACGGCAAGTTCCATGGCCAGCATCGTCTTCGGCGTGGCCACCTCCGGCAACGGCGGCGGCAAGACCCTCTACCGCCTGCGCGAGGGTGTGGAGCGCTTCCTCATCACCGACATCAACAACCCCGGCGCGAGCTCGAAGGCCCAGTCGGAGGTGCCGATTTACTGGGACAGCGTCAGCAGCACGCCCGGACAGGCCGCGGCGTTCAACCATGTCCCCGGCGGCGCGAACACCCTGTACCTCGACGGCCATGTGGAGTTCATCCGCTACGAGAAACTGGGCCGCTTCCCCGCCAACGGCCCCTGGGCCGACACCTACGGGCTGATTGCGGCGGCATTCTGA
- a CDS encoding trypsin-like peptidase domain-containing protein — translation MKTHPFTMSAVLLAIVLSSHCVAGWPDTPDAQSLLERAGYGVGEYEAALAWTETAPGGEMVQGLHVRVEATGERFDLYFDAQGYPLDDAALAALGIQPKNWAPRRVSQPTEIRPGFPLKTKAAPLSPKAAGLLNLSEWVFPPKDAEALALEDAFLEADGAKGVARIGVVDTISPPVEVSSDHVATGEWRVLADGSRLWAMSLRSLGAVGQRVNFSVFPETAGVSVMVYATDAPESGGGPRPVTGPGWSPTCFGEAMTIECHVQAGVDAPFRLVLGELLYLYRDPLAVAEKAAGTCNIGIACRADWLTEAMSVGGLALVYSGASLFCTGTLIADTVQDTSIPYLLTANHCVGTQEKAQSLEVYWLYQAEVCDGEAPSLSNVPRTTGGADYLAGTASTAGGTDVTLLRLRETPPEGLPFVGWLTDPAPVGRSVAVIHHPRGDAKHISFGSVTDNGSLQLGGGRLRPVETFHEVLWTTGTTEPGSSGCPLFTQDTRQIIGQLYGGYASCSKPEEPDYFGRFDVSFPILQPWLDPQVNPEGEGEGEGEGEGEGEGEGEDEPPCCRRTKTGGGSSLFVTALLLMTLWTAALPGGGKQ, via the coding sequence ATGAAAACACACCCTTTCACCATGTCAGCCGTCCTGCTGGCCATTGTTTTGTCCTCACACTGCGTTGCGGGATGGCCGGACACGCCAGATGCCCAATCCTTGCTGGAGCGGGCGGGATACGGAGTGGGGGAGTATGAGGCGGCGCTTGCCTGGACGGAAACCGCACCCGGCGGGGAGATGGTCCAGGGACTGCATGTCCGGGTGGAGGCGACGGGGGAACGCTTTGACCTCTACTTTGACGCGCAGGGATACCCCCTGGACGACGCCGCGCTGGCGGCGCTGGGAATTCAGCCTAAGAACTGGGCACCCCGGCGGGTAAGCCAGCCGACGGAGATACGTCCGGGTTTCCCGCTGAAAACGAAGGCCGCGCCCCTTTCACCGAAGGCGGCAGGGCTCCTGAATCTGTCCGAATGGGTGTTTCCACCAAAGGACGCCGAGGCACTGGCCCTGGAAGACGCGTTCCTGGAGGCGGACGGCGCGAAGGGCGTGGCGCGCATCGGCGTGGTGGACACGATTTCCCCGCCGGTGGAGGTGTCTTCGGACCACGTCGCCACGGGGGAATGGCGTGTCCTCGCGGACGGTTCGCGGCTGTGGGCCATGAGCCTGCGCTCCCTTGGCGCGGTGGGCCAGCGGGTGAACTTTTCAGTCTTTCCGGAGACGGCGGGCGTGTCCGTGATGGTCTATGCCACCGATGCCCCGGAATCGGGCGGCGGCCCGAGGCCGGTGACGGGTCCGGGCTGGAGCCCCACCTGTTTCGGGGAGGCAATGACCATCGAGTGCCATGTGCAGGCGGGGGTTGACGCGCCGTTCCGGCTGGTGCTCGGAGAACTGCTCTACCTTTACCGGGACCCCCTGGCTGTGGCGGAGAAAGCCGCCGGGACCTGCAACATCGGCATTGCGTGCCGCGCAGACTGGCTGACTGAGGCCATGTCCGTGGGGGGGCTGGCGTTGGTATATTCCGGAGCGTCCCTGTTTTGCACAGGCACCCTGATTGCTGACACGGTGCAGGACACGTCCATCCCCTATCTGCTGACGGCGAATCACTGTGTTGGGACACAGGAAAAGGCGCAAAGCCTCGAAGTGTACTGGCTGTACCAGGCGGAGGTCTGCGATGGGGAGGCACCAAGCCTGTCCAACGTGCCGCGCACCACGGGCGGCGCGGATTATCTCGCGGGGACGGCGAGCACGGCGGGGGGCACCGATGTCACGCTGCTGCGGCTGCGGGAAACACCGCCGGAGGGATTGCCGTTCGTCGGCTGGCTGACGGACCCCGCCCCGGTCGGACGTTCCGTCGCCGTCATCCACCATCCCCGGGGGGACGCCAAGCACATCTCCTTTGGCAGCGTCACCGACAACGGCAGTCTGCAACTGGGCGGGGGCAGGCTGCGGCCCGTGGAGACATTTCACGAGGTCTTGTGGACAACGGGCACCACGGAACCCGGCTCTTCAGGCTGTCCCCTGTTCACCCAGGACACCCGGCAGATTATCGGGCAGTTGTACGGCGGCTATGCCAGTTGCAGTAAGCCCGAGGAGCCGGACTACTTTGGACGGTTTGACGTTTCCTTTCCCATATTGCAACCGTGGCTTGATCCGCAAGTGAACCCGGAAGGTGAGGGGGAAGGGGAAGGCGAAGGCGAGGGCGAGGGCGAGGGCGAGGGCGAAGATGAACCCCCCTGCTGCCGGCGGACCAAAACGGGGGGGGGCTCCTCCCTCTTTGTGACCGCCCTGCTGCTGATGACGCTCTGGACAGCCGCCCTGCCCGGCGGGGGTAAACAGTGA
- a CDS encoding Gfo/Idh/MocA family oxidoreductase, with translation MSEKSISRRSFMRRGLAASAAMGIPTIVPSGAFGADAPGNRVNVALIGCGNIGNYHKNWLTQWDDVRIVAVCDAYKSRRTAMAEELNAHYGAGTCRVYDDFREVIALPDVDAVFIGAHDNWHTPMAISAARSGKDVFCQKPLTLDLGQAKLLREAVNGNGRVFQFGTQYRSESLYPKMVELVRNGYIGELQRIDVWCRNVLNDTDKYHTPPYGSTEEVPVPEDLDFNMWQGPSPMVPYTVDRCTPWGGYHCPETSLGFVAGCAIHPLGIAQWGNRADHTSPVRYEGAGSVPKEGIFRTLERWDVLCDYENGVKLRMMDMQTAKPVVMEYYPRKWQDGDGVVFHGTEGWIGDFKFGAFCASNQELWKLDLKPGDERVYESKGHLRNFIDCVKSRAETVCPVEMAIRCDTIAHMVNIAAQTGRAINWDPKSEEILGDGQAAAMTTRPWREEWKIW, from the coding sequence ATGTCGGAGAAAAGCATCAGCCGGCGCAGTTTCATGAGACGCGGCCTCGCGGCCTCGGCGGCGATGGGCATTCCAACGATAGTCCCGTCCGGCGCTTTTGGCGCGGACGCGCCCGGAAACCGCGTGAATGTGGCGCTGATCGGCTGCGGCAACATCGGCAATTATCACAAGAACTGGCTCACACAGTGGGACGATGTCCGCATTGTGGCCGTCTGCGACGCCTACAAATCGCGCCGCACCGCCATGGCGGAGGAGCTGAACGCGCATTACGGCGCCGGGACGTGCCGGGTCTACGACGATTTCCGCGAGGTGATCGCGCTTCCGGACGTGGACGCGGTGTTCATCGGCGCGCATGACAACTGGCACACGCCCATGGCGATTTCCGCGGCGCGGAGCGGCAAGGATGTTTTCTGCCAGAAGCCGCTGACCCTCGACCTGGGACAGGCCAAACTGCTGCGGGAGGCGGTGAACGGGAACGGGCGCGTGTTCCAGTTCGGCACCCAGTACCGGTCCGAGTCGCTGTACCCAAAGATGGTGGAGCTGGTGCGGAACGGGTATATCGGCGAGCTGCAGCGGATTGATGTCTGGTGCCGGAACGTGCTGAATGACACCGACAAATACCACACGCCGCCATACGGGTCCACGGAGGAGGTCCCCGTGCCCGAAGACCTCGATTTCAACATGTGGCAGGGGCCGTCGCCGATGGTTCCGTACACCGTGGACCGCTGCACGCCCTGGGGGGGCTACCATTGCCCCGAGACTTCGCTGGGCTTCGTGGCGGGCTGCGCCATTCATCCGCTGGGCATCGCGCAATGGGGCAACAGGGCCGACCACACCAGCCCGGTCCGCTATGAGGGCGCCGGGAGCGTGCCCAAGGAGGGGATATTCCGGACACTCGAGCGCTGGGATGTCCTGTGCGACTATGAGAACGGCGTAAAGCTCCGCATGATGGACATGCAGACCGCCAAGCCGGTGGTCATGGAATACTACCCGCGCAAATGGCAGGACGGCGACGGCGTGGTGTTCCACGGCACCGAGGGGTGGATTGGGGACTTCAAGTTCGGCGCGTTCTGCGCCAGCAACCAGGAACTTTGGAAACTGGACCTGAAACCAGGCGACGAGCGCGTTTACGAGTCCAAGGGGCATCTCCGGAATTTCATTGACTGCGTGAAATCGCGCGCCGAGACCGTGTGCCCCGTCGAGATGGCGATCCGCTGCGACACCATCGCGCACATGGTGAACATCGCCGCGCAGACCGGGCGGGCCATCAACTGGGACCCGAAATCCGAAGAAATCCTCGGCGACGGGCAGGCCGCGGCCATGACCACCCGGCCATGGCGCGAAGAATGGAAAATCTGGTGA
- a CDS encoding trypsin-like peptidase domain-containing protein, translating to MAAAFLSGHAGHAAEAPLRPGTAVKDRTPDYARAPEGVRWDLAPRVALSEPDITAALAEDKELGEDGEKGALRIGLFQDIYPPATTASGGWQDTPAGERVWALCLHSPCALGMRVAFDRLAVPAGGTLWLADAAAPERLYGPVTPDKAGDWPLWSPACPGESVLVMCVLPAGAEASGLELAVSRLAHVYRDPVRETADKVEPGSCNLDVSCAPAWAEFASAVGGLSTVTSHGLIFCTCTLLNENDPCGDIPLVLTANHCVGGQTGVRGASSVEFYWLYQTASCDGTPPGINTVPRTSGGADYLAGMGGTGRVGGGSDVTLLRMRAAPPAQLARAGWTTTVPALNTPVTCVHHPRGSYKRISHGALKNIGTPHPDWYHEVRWSEGVTEPASSGSALALTATGQIIGQLWGGDSSCAAPGAPDYYGRFDKSYALLGKYLEAPAALFSETGVSISEGAGTLLLSVVLSRPATVDTQVLYATGVGTALPGRDFAHSAGSLFFPAGETQGGLEIALSDNVELDGNRVFTVRLTQEEPCLGVSAGGATITVTLIDDDVDTDGDGLSDAAETGGHYGFVTDPARPDTDGDGLSDYEEVMGTHGHVTDPANRDTDGDGYSDYWELMVLGRNPLDPNDTRRLPSLRVPWFEDMD from the coding sequence TTGGCGGCGGCTTTCTTGTCAGGGCATGCGGGGCATGCCGCCGAGGCGCCGTTGCGGCCGGGCACCGCCGTGAAAGACCGGACACCGGACTACGCCCGCGCGCCGGAAGGGGTCCGATGGGACTTGGCGCCGCGGGTGGCCCTGAGTGAGCCGGATATCACCGCCGCGCTGGCCGAGGACAAGGAACTGGGGGAGGACGGGGAAAAGGGCGCCCTGCGCATCGGGCTGTTTCAGGACATTTATCCGCCCGCAACCACCGCTTCCGGGGGCTGGCAGGACACACCCGCCGGGGAGCGGGTCTGGGCCCTGTGCCTGCACTCGCCCTGCGCGCTGGGAATGCGTGTGGCGTTTGACCGGCTCGCCGTGCCCGCCGGGGGAACCCTCTGGCTGGCGGACGCCGCCGCCCCTGAGCGGCTATACGGTCCAGTCACCCCCGACAAGGCCGGTGACTGGCCGTTGTGGTCGCCCGCCTGTCCGGGCGAGTCGGTGCTGGTGATGTGCGTCCTGCCCGCGGGCGCGGAGGCGTCCGGGCTCGAATTGGCGGTTTCCCGGCTGGCGCATGTGTACCGCGACCCGGTGCGTGAAACCGCCGACAAGGTTGAGCCGGGCTCCTGCAATCTGGACGTGTCCTGCGCGCCGGCCTGGGCGGAGTTCGCCTCCGCCGTGGGCGGCCTGAGCACGGTCACTTCCCACGGGCTGATATTCTGCACCTGCACCCTGCTGAACGAGAACGACCCCTGCGGGGACATTCCCCTTGTGCTTACGGCCAACCACTGCGTGGGCGGCCAGACGGGTGTCCGCGGCGCGTCGTCCGTGGAGTTTTACTGGCTCTACCAGACCGCCTCCTGCGACGGGACCCCGCCGGGCATCAACACCGTGCCCAGGACCAGCGGCGGCGCGGACTATCTGGCGGGAATGGGGGGCACGGGGCGCGTGGGCGGCGGTTCCGATGTGACCCTGCTGCGGATGCGCGCCGCGCCCCCGGCGCAACTGGCGCGGGCGGGCTGGACCACCACGGTGCCCGCCCTGAACACCCCCGTGACCTGCGTGCACCATCCGAGGGGCTCGTACAAGCGCATCAGCCACGGCGCGCTGAAAAACATCGGCACCCCCCATCCGGACTGGTACCACGAGGTGCGCTGGAGTGAGGGAGTCACGGAGCCCGCCTCCTCCGGCTCCGCCCTCGCGCTGACGGCCACGGGGCAGATCATCGGCCAGTTGTGGGGCGGGGACTCTTCCTGCGCCGCACCCGGCGCGCCAGACTATTACGGGCGCTTCGACAAAAGTTACGCGCTTCTGGGGAAATATCTGGAGGCGCCCGCCGCCCTCTTCTCCGAAACGGGCGTGTCCATTTCCGAGGGGGCGGGAACACTGCTCCTTTCGGTGGTCCTGAGCCGCCCCGCCACGGTGGACACCCAAGTTCTTTATGCCACCGGGGTGGGCACGGCTTTGCCGGGCCGTGATTTTGCCCACAGCGCGGGCAGCCTGTTCTTTCCCGCCGGGGAGACGCAGGGCGGCCTGGAAATTGCGCTGTCGGACAATGTGGAACTGGACGGAAACCGCGTGTTTACAGTGCGCCTGACCCAGGAGGAGCCCTGCCTTGGGGTGTCCGCCGGAGGCGCGACAATCACCGTGACCCTGATTGACGATGATGTGGACACGGACGGGGACGGCCTTTCCGACGCGGCGGAGACCGGGGGCCACTACGGCTTCGTCACGGACCCGGCGCGTCCGGACACGGACGGCGACGGGTTAAGTGATTATGAAGAGGTGATGGGAACCCATGGTCATGTCACCGATCCCGCCAACCGGGACACGGACGGGGACGGATACAGTGACTATTGGGAGCTCATGGTTCTCGGGAGGAACCCACTTGACCCGAATGACACCAGAAGGCTGCCGTCTCTTCGGGTTCCGTGGTTTGAAGATATGGACTGA